In the Longimicrobiales bacterium genome, one interval contains:
- a CDS encoding DUF5777 family beta-barrel protein has product MPLSRAAWVGVLSVVFLPAIGAAQERPERFERREQATEIPVTVFHSTQAANLPTAETLAKGEVLFEISHRFLPAVSDGADALWGFDGPVYNRFGLAVAATDRVMFGLLRSNLDDNLELNAKVRLWDRRSGTTSFMVGAMGGVAWNTQTSVPADDNESQAYGQLMLNVAFGSNVAIGLVPTLLHNPVIDDATSESLLLIGGHGQIYLSQHTSLFAEWIKSARRADLEFDSGTFGIELETGGHFFKLLLTNQPRMNPTQFLGGTPFDFTPDEWRVGFNVTRVLAF; this is encoded by the coding sequence ATGCCTTTGAGTCGTGCGGCGTGGGTCGGAGTTCTCTCGGTTGTGTTCCTACCCGCGATTGGGGCAGCGCAGGAGCGACCGGAGCGTTTTGAACGACGCGAGCAAGCCACCGAGATTCCGGTGACGGTATTTCACTCCACGCAGGCTGCGAACCTGCCGACGGCGGAGACCTTGGCCAAGGGCGAGGTACTCTTCGAGATCTCGCATCGGTTCTTGCCCGCTGTGTCCGATGGAGCCGATGCGCTGTGGGGTTTCGATGGACCGGTGTACAACCGCTTCGGACTGGCCGTGGCGGCGACAGATCGGGTGATGTTCGGCCTTCTGCGCTCCAACCTGGACGACAACCTCGAGCTCAACGCCAAGGTGCGTCTGTGGGACCGCCGCTCCGGCACCACGTCGTTCATGGTCGGGGCGATGGGTGGCGTGGCCTGGAACACTCAGACCTCAGTGCCCGCGGACGACAACGAGTCGCAGGCATATGGGCAGCTCATGCTGAACGTGGCCTTTGGGAGCAATGTGGCCATCGGCCTCGTGCCGACGCTCCTGCACAACCCGGTGATCGACGACGCGACGTCTGAGTCGCTTCTCCTCATTGGGGGCCATGGCCAGATCTATCTGTCCCAGCACACCAGTCTCTTCGCGGAGTGGATCAAGAGTGCTCGGCGCGCGGACCTGGAGTTCGACTCCGGCACGTTCGGCATCGAGTTGGAAACAGGGGGGCACTTCTTCAAGCTTCTGCTCACGAACCAGCCGCGCATGAACCCGACTCAGTTCCTGGGCGGCACTCCGTTCGACTTTACGCCGGACGAGTGGCGTGTAGGCTTCAACGTCACCCGCGTGCTCGCGTTCTAG
- a CDS encoding YceI family protein: MIPRPSGSTYAAGALLLGALLGAGPVSAQQEYRIKLEADRLVRFTSSASIEEFDGVTDRIDGFVALNTDMLSSESGGDDTEFYFEVDLASIDTGIGLRNRHMRDNYLEVEEFPYAAFGGRIARAAPLNDGAFRITSQGTFGVHGVERDQAMTCDVSPDGAGYRVQCEFEVLLSDHDIEIPSVMFLKLNNEVQLTLDFYIEPVEG; the protein is encoded by the coding sequence TTGATCCCGAGACCATCAGGATCGACCTACGCAGCGGGGGCGCTCCTTCTCGGGGCGTTGCTCGGGGCGGGTCCCGTCTCGGCACAGCAGGAATATCGGATCAAGCTGGAGGCAGACCGGCTGGTGCGGTTTACTTCGAGCGCCTCGATAGAGGAATTCGACGGTGTGACTGATCGGATCGACGGCTTTGTCGCGCTCAACACTGATATGCTTTCGTCGGAATCGGGCGGCGACGACACCGAGTTCTACTTCGAAGTAGATCTGGCCAGCATAGACACTGGGATTGGTCTCCGGAATCGTCACATGCGCGACAACTACCTCGAGGTTGAGGAGTTTCCGTACGCGGCGTTCGGGGGGCGAATCGCCCGGGCCGCACCGTTGAACGACGGCGCGTTCCGAATCACGTCGCAGGGCACGTTTGGGGTGCACGGTGTCGAACGGGACCAGGCCATGACGTGTGACGTGTCACCCGACGGAGCAGGATACCGGGTCCAATGTGAGTTCGAGGTGCTGCTCTCAGATCACGACATCGAGATTCCGAGTGTGATGTTCCTTAAGCTGAACAACGAAGTCCAACTCACGCTCGACTTCTATATCGAGCCCGTGGAGGGTTAG
- a CDS encoding SLC13 family permease, translating into MMRLIATFGTACCALFVRPAFLAAQGGGAPAAEHVTPEVPMGITMLFAGILVAMIVSLALEEKLHAKKSLIVGLFAVISLLLGAILLPLPYGPYLIGGHPLAIPVYIPAIDWGVITIILGASLFVDVTSRSGLFTWIAIRLTKASGGDPVRLLWLYGLMTVVFSAVLNNVTAMIIVGSLTAVSLEKLDRRDKLLGFLLVEGLLTNIGGLLTLISSVPNIIVGTAASISFVAFFIKASPFVLVATVVTLFMGAKLFKISPLADEAAKEEARSLVSGFDENDGIESRGFFWFAAGMLILFIIAIATTSVMPYVSNLGMGFVAMAFAVVMLVRFKSEVDQFYRTVDWDLLAFFAALFVVINVMEHAQVLGLIGQGVAHIVDLGPTLGTGAVMVATAVFSSVTDNIPLAAMLAKIISGMPVDGMVRGPTDPLWWAVIFGANLGGNITPIGSASTLVAVTIIHKHGLKLSFGGFVGKALPFALAQIAIALVYILFVA; encoded by the coding sequence ATGATGCGCTTGATTGCGACGTTCGGAACGGCGTGCTGCGCTTTGTTCGTGCGCCCGGCGTTTTTGGCTGCGCAGGGTGGGGGAGCCCCCGCGGCCGAGCATGTGACCCCCGAAGTCCCTATGGGCATCACGATGCTCTTCGCGGGCATTCTCGTCGCGATGATTGTAAGCCTCGCGCTCGAGGAGAAGCTCCACGCCAAGAAGTCGCTGATCGTCGGGTTGTTTGCAGTGATATCCCTGTTGCTGGGGGCGATTCTGCTGCCGCTTCCGTATGGCCCTTATCTGATTGGTGGGCATCCGCTGGCTATACCGGTCTACATCCCAGCCATTGACTGGGGTGTGATCACCATCATCCTCGGCGCCAGCCTCTTCGTGGATGTGACGTCGCGTTCAGGCCTCTTCACCTGGATCGCGATTCGGCTCACGAAAGCCTCTGGTGGAGATCCGGTCAGGCTTCTGTGGCTGTACGGCTTGATGACCGTTGTGTTCAGCGCGGTGCTCAACAATGTCACGGCCATGATCATTGTCGGTTCGCTGACGGCAGTGTCTCTGGAGAAGCTGGACCGGCGCGACAAACTGCTTGGTTTCCTGCTCGTTGAAGGGCTCCTCACGAATATCGGTGGACTCCTGACGCTTATCAGTTCGGTGCCGAACATCATCGTGGGAACAGCCGCCAGCATCAGCTTCGTCGCCTTCTTCATCAAGGCGAGTCCGTTCGTTTTGGTCGCGACCGTCGTGACGCTCTTCATGGGAGCAAAGCTCTTCAAGATAAGTCCCCTCGCGGATGAGGCCGCGAAGGAGGAGGCACGTTCGCTCGTCTCGGGATTCGACGAGAACGACGGCATCGAGAGTCGTGGTTTTTTCTGGTTCGCTGCTGGCATGTTGATCCTCTTCATCATCGCGATCGCGACCACGTCGGTCATGCCCTACGTGTCTAATCTCGGGATGGGCTTCGTCGCGATGGCGTTTGCCGTGGTGATGCTGGTCCGCTTCAAGTCCGAGGTCGATCAGTTCTATCGTACAGTGGACTGGGACCTACTGGCCTTCTTCGCGGCGCTGTTCGTAGTGATCAACGTCATGGAGCATGCCCAGGTCTTAGGACTCATTGGGCAGGGCGTAGCTCACATCGTTGATCTCGGCCCCACGCTCGGCACTGGCGCGGTGATGGTCGCGACCGCGGTGTTCAGCTCCGTGACGGACAACATCCCGCTCGCGGCGATGCTCGCGAAGATCATCTCAGGCATGCCGGTGGACGGCATGGTGCGCGGGCCGACGGATCCGCTGTGGTGGGCGGTCATTTTCGGCGCGAACCTCGGTGGGAACATCACCCCCATTGGTTCGGCTTCTACGCTCGTCGCCGTGACGATCATCCATAAACACGGGCTGAAGCTCTCGTTTGGTGGATTTGTCGGGAAGGCACTCCCGTTCGCGCTGGCTCAGATCGCGATCGCGCTCGTCTATATCCTGTTTGTGGCATAG
- a CDS encoding S9 family peptidase, whose translation MKARSATISLFAALLLALPVAAQVNDQASDKDRLQYLDVFEMEVAADPRISPDGSRVVYVRRGSDIMTDRSRTALWAIDSDGANHRALTDGNSAVDSPRWAPDGNRLAYISSEGGSSQLFVRWMDTGQIAELTNVTESAGSITWSPDGNWIAMTMFVPEATPTFARMPPRPDGAEWNVPPVVINKMRYRSDGRGYLEDGYTHIFVLPADGGTPRQVTSGSYNHGGSLSWSPDSRAIVFSANRDDPDFDVRNSEVFEVSVETGELTQLTDRFGPDGSPIVSPDGSQIAYTGFDDRYQGYQVGHLYVMNRDGSGSRMVSDLDRSFGGLNWAQDGRGLFFQYDDQGMTKVAHVSLDGTVTDLADEVGGVGLGRPYGGGSYTVANNGRFAFTVNSTQRPADVAIGQRGTEVHQITQLNEDLLGHKKLGAVEEIWWDSSHDGRPVHGWIATPPDFDPSKKYPLMLEIHGGPFSNYGPRFAPEIQFYAAAGYVVLYTNPRGSTSYGEEFGNLIHHAYPGYDYDDMMSGVDAVIDRGYIDEENMMVTGGSGGGVLTAWIVGKTDRFQAAVVQKPVIDWISFSLTSDGYSSYYQYWLPGPVWEEGMLEHYWERSPLSLVGNVTTPTMLITGEDDLRTPMGQSEEYYQALQIMKVPTQLVRVQNSYHGIASSAPSNLIAKVANVLEWFERYKANQRVISDND comes from the coding sequence ATGAAGGCTCGCTCTGCTACGATTTCGCTCTTCGCCGCACTTCTTCTTGCGCTGCCGGTGGCCGCGCAGGTCAACGATCAGGCGTCGGATAAGGACCGTCTCCAATACCTCGACGTTTTCGAGATGGAGGTCGCAGCCGATCCCCGGATCTCACCGGACGGCTCTCGCGTCGTGTATGTGCGCCGCGGCTCGGATATCATGACGGACCGGAGCCGGACGGCGTTGTGGGCGATCGACTCCGACGGTGCCAACCACCGTGCGCTTACCGACGGCAACTCAGCTGTCGACTCGCCGCGATGGGCGCCCGATGGAAATCGTCTCGCGTACATCTCGTCCGAGGGTGGATCGAGCCAGCTCTTCGTTCGATGGATGGATACCGGCCAGATCGCCGAGCTCACCAATGTGACTGAGTCCGCTGGGAGCATCACGTGGTCGCCGGATGGCAACTGGATTGCGATGACCATGTTCGTGCCGGAAGCCACTCCGACCTTCGCAAGAATGCCGCCGCGCCCTGATGGCGCCGAGTGGAATGTGCCCCCCGTTGTCATCAATAAGATGCGGTATCGCTCGGACGGTCGTGGTTATCTGGAAGACGGGTACACACACATTTTCGTTCTCCCGGCCGATGGCGGAACGCCGCGGCAGGTCACGAGTGGCTCGTACAACCACGGCGGCTCGCTCTCCTGGTCGCCTGACTCGCGGGCCATCGTGTTCAGCGCGAACCGAGACGATCCCGATTTCGACGTTCGCAACAGCGAGGTCTTCGAAGTCTCCGTGGAGACGGGTGAACTGACGCAACTCACGGACCGGTTCGGGCCGGACGGGAGTCCGATTGTTTCGCCGGACGGGTCCCAGATCGCGTACACGGGTTTTGACGACCGCTATCAGGGTTATCAGGTCGGGCACTTGTACGTGATGAATCGGGACGGCAGCGGAAGCCGCATGGTCTCCGATCTCGATCGGAGTTTCGGTGGACTGAATTGGGCTCAGGACGGTCGTGGCCTCTTCTTCCAGTACGACGACCAGGGCATGACAAAGGTCGCCCACGTGTCGCTGGACGGTACGGTGACTGATCTGGCGGACGAAGTCGGTGGTGTGGGGCTAGGCCGGCCGTACGGGGGCGGTTCCTATACCGTGGCAAACAACGGACGGTTCGCCTTCACGGTGAACTCGACGCAGCGTCCGGCCGACGTGGCCATCGGCCAGCGGGGCACAGAGGTGCATCAGATCACGCAGCTCAACGAAGATCTGCTGGGTCACAAAAAGTTGGGGGCTGTCGAAGAGATCTGGTGGGATTCCTCGCACGACGGACGTCCGGTGCATGGTTGGATCGCGACTCCGCCCGACTTTGATCCGTCCAAGAAGTACCCGCTCATGTTGGAAATCCACGGTGGTCCTTTCTCTAACTACGGGCCGCGTTTCGCACCGGAGATTCAGTTCTATGCAGCAGCGGGATACGTGGTTCTCTACACCAATCCACGTGGCTCGACGAGTTACGGCGAGGAGTTCGGAAACCTCATTCATCATGCGTACCCCGGGTACGACTATGACGACATGATGTCCGGTGTCGACGCGGTCATCGACCGCGGGTACATCGACGAGGAGAACATGATGGTGACCGGCGGTAGTGGTGGCGGTGTGCTCACTGCGTGGATCGTCGGGAAGACGGATCGATTCCAGGCTGCTGTTGTGCAGAAGCCTGTGATCGACTGGATCAGTTTCTCACTTACGTCGGACGGATACTCGTCCTACTACCAGTACTGGCTCCCTGGCCCGGTCTGGGAAGAAGGTATGCTGGAGCACTACTGGGAGCGGTCGCCGCTATCACTCGTCGGCAACGTGACGACGCCCACCATGCTCATCACAGGTGAAGACGACCTTCGTACCCCCATGGGTCAGTCCGAGGAGTACTACCAAGCGCTCCAAATTATGAAGGTCCCGACGCAGCTCGTGCGAGTGCAGAATTCGTATCACGGTATAGCGAGCAGTGCACCGTCGAACCTGATTGCTAAGGTCGCCAACGTGCTCGAGTGGTTTGAGCGTTATAAGGCGAACCAGCGTGTCATCAGCGACAACGATTAG
- a CDS encoding NAD(P)H-binding protein yields the protein MSERILVTGATGTVGSELVRLLAQAGAEVKAGTRRPAHAAALADSSVEVVELDYRQPATFDAAVEWADRVFLQPPPFDPDAHETLVTLLDWAVQARTGHVVTLSAMGMELRDDLPIRRLERHIEASGVDYTFLRPNFFMQNFGRGFLGERIRTSGSFAMPVADARVSVVDGRDVAAVAAACLTAGGHAGRAYTLTGPEALTHAEIADLIGSAVGKPVEFETASDEDMLGWLTDAGWRGDVAGVVIALYQSVRAGVRADVTGDVEAVLGRAPKSFADFAREQVGSWS from the coding sequence ATGAGCGAGAGAATCTTGGTAACCGGCGCGACCGGAACGGTTGGAAGTGAGCTCGTCCGCCTCCTTGCCCAAGCGGGAGCCGAAGTGAAGGCGGGCACGCGGCGTCCTGCACACGCGGCCGCTCTGGCGGATAGCAGCGTGGAAGTCGTTGAACTCGACTACCGTCAGCCGGCCACGTTCGATGCCGCGGTCGAGTGGGCGGATCGGGTCTTCCTCCAGCCGCCTCCGTTCGATCCCGATGCACACGAGACGCTCGTTACACTCCTCGATTGGGCAGTGCAGGCGCGAACCGGTCACGTGGTCACGCTTTCGGCCATGGGGATGGAGCTCAGGGACGATCTTCCCATCCGCCGCCTTGAACGGCACATCGAAGCGTCTGGGGTCGATTACACCTTCCTGCGCCCGAATTTCTTTATGCAGAATTTCGGAAGGGGTTTTCTCGGCGAGCGCATCCGCACGTCGGGATCGTTTGCCATGCCTGTCGCTGATGCTCGTGTGAGCGTCGTGGATGGTCGTGATGTGGCAGCGGTCGCCGCGGCGTGCCTGACGGCAGGTGGCCACGCGGGCCGGGCGTACACTCTGACCGGCCCGGAGGCGCTCACGCACGCTGAGATCGCAGACTTGATTGGATCAGCCGTGGGCAAACCGGTCGAGTTCGAAACCGCCTCGGATGAGGACATGCTGGGGTGGCTCACAGACGCGGGCTGGCGTGGAGACGTCGCGGGCGTGGTGATCGCGCTGTATCAGTCCGTCCGAGCGGGTGTTCGTGCGGACGTTACCGGGGACGTCGAGGCCGTACTCGGGCGGGCACCGAAGTCCTTTGCGGACTTTGCGCGCGAGCAGGTAGGAAGCTGGAGCTAG
- a CDS encoding cation:dicarboxylase symporter family transporter: MKIPKYVWTFLALVVGLAAGGLMPDLLAPLASATGTLIRFVVMLVPVLILAALSPAVATLLRRGLAGRFAGAVVLWYVGTSIVAGAIALVTSALIFRIPFSTNGRGAWTEASAMLASFGQGGASLPLIAIVVGVGLGLFGAKHDKTYAVLKRVADAIENAGDGLAYVMLPLILLFGITLGVRFGARAGVAHYLTMTAYTAALCAIWWTFYTFVLVKRVGRRKLRPILTEYYVPTALFAAGTTSSLATLPVNLTNAKKIGVRDEVADFIIPFGAVANLDASALAYIAYGPFVITHIFGLELSWLMLLAAWPAVVLFTIAAPGLPAGMGTALWSATLFANILGLDAQAQGDFIATWIALSGGIPDMLRTATNCTDDGYTAIVFDARFDEWFGPPTAAEP; the protein is encoded by the coding sequence GTGAAAATCCCTAAGTACGTCTGGACCTTTCTCGCGCTCGTCGTGGGGTTAGCCGCGGGCGGGCTGATGCCGGACCTCCTCGCCCCCCTGGCGTCCGCGACCGGCACTCTGATTCGTTTTGTCGTGATGTTGGTTCCAGTCCTCATCCTGGCCGCGCTCAGCCCAGCAGTCGCGACGTTGTTACGCCGCGGACTCGCTGGTCGCTTCGCCGGTGCAGTGGTCTTGTGGTATGTGGGGACCTCGATCGTCGCTGGCGCCATCGCCCTGGTGACATCCGCCTTGATCTTCCGAATCCCGTTCTCCACGAATGGGCGCGGCGCGTGGACGGAAGCGTCCGCGATGCTGGCGTCTTTCGGACAGGGCGGTGCATCGCTCCCGCTTATCGCGATCGTCGTCGGAGTCGGACTTGGTCTGTTCGGGGCAAAGCACGACAAGACCTACGCTGTGCTGAAGCGAGTGGCCGACGCCATCGAGAATGCCGGCGACGGCCTCGCGTACGTGATGCTCCCCCTGATCCTACTCTTCGGGATCACGCTGGGCGTTCGCTTCGGCGCCCGCGCTGGGGTCGCACACTACCTGACCATGACGGCCTACACGGCGGCTCTGTGTGCCATATGGTGGACCTTCTACACGTTCGTGCTCGTGAAGAGGGTCGGACGCAGGAAGCTTCGACCAATCCTTACGGAGTACTACGTGCCGACCGCGCTGTTCGCGGCAGGTACGACGTCCTCACTCGCAACGCTCCCGGTCAACTTGACCAATGCCAAGAAGATCGGGGTGAGGGATGAAGTCGCTGACTTCATCATTCCGTTCGGAGCAGTGGCGAACCTCGATGCGAGCGCGTTGGCGTACATCGCGTACGGCCCCTTCGTAATCACGCACATCTTCGGGCTCGAGCTGAGTTGGCTCATGCTGCTCGCCGCCTGGCCGGCCGTGGTTCTGTTCACGATCGCCGCTCCGGGACTCCCGGCCGGTATGGGCACCGCGCTGTGGAGCGCGACACTGTTCGCCAACATCCTCGGGCTCGACGCTCAGGCGCAGGGTGACTTCATCGCGACGTGGATCGCTCTGTCCGGCGGTATCCCCGACATGCTCCGAACAGCAACCAATTGCACGGATGATGGCTACACAGCGATCGTCTTCGACGCCCGATTCGATGAATGGTTCGGCCCACCAACTGCAGCTGAACCCTGA
- a CDS encoding aminopeptidase, whose product MSDIEKLIPGAKQLVHVNGRVQPGERVLVVTDPTMERYATPVAEVARAAGAEVTVSVMPVNRADGNEPPAPVAAAMAEADVIFTPVAISITHTRAMRTALDNGARACLMTAYTDDVMTSPALLETDFAAQVPVCQKIGDAFTGGSTVHLTSPNGTDLKFSIEGRTANVLTNIPDPGFLAPIPDIEVNVVPVTGSAEGVFISDASVPYLGIGILDEPVTCRVEGGMIVEMTGGAQADQLRTHLESFNEPLCFNVAELGVGLNPNARLTGEMLEDEGVVGTIHIGIGTSHTLGGDVVAPTHYDLLVWEPTIEVDGRVIQRNKEIFG is encoded by the coding sequence ATGTCCGACATTGAGAAGTTGATTCCCGGAGCGAAACAGCTGGTCCACGTAAACGGACGCGTGCAACCCGGCGAACGAGTGCTGGTCGTGACCGACCCCACGATGGAGCGGTACGCGACGCCCGTCGCGGAAGTCGCCCGTGCGGCCGGGGCCGAGGTCACCGTGTCCGTAATGCCCGTGAATCGGGCTGACGGAAACGAGCCTCCTGCTCCGGTTGCAGCCGCGATGGCTGAGGCTGATGTGATTTTCACTCCCGTGGCGATCTCGATCACGCATACCCGAGCCATGCGGACTGCGCTCGACAACGGGGCCCGGGCGTGCCTCATGACCGCCTACACAGACGACGTCATGACGAGTCCTGCCCTCCTCGAGACGGACTTCGCGGCCCAGGTGCCAGTGTGCCAAAAGATCGGGGACGCTTTCACGGGCGGCAGCACCGTCCATCTCACGTCTCCGAACGGGACGGATTTGAAATTCTCCATCGAAGGACGGACGGCGAACGTCCTTACCAATATTCCCGACCCCGGCTTCCTCGCACCGATTCCGGACATCGAGGTAAACGTCGTTCCGGTCACCGGAAGCGCCGAAGGTGTCTTCATCTCTGACGCCTCCGTGCCCTACCTCGGCATTGGGATTCTGGATGAACCGGTTACGTGCCGAGTCGAAGGCGGCATGATTGTGGAGATGACGGGTGGTGCTCAGGCAGATCAGCTTCGCACGCACCTGGAGTCCTTCAATGAGCCGCTCTGCTTCAACGTGGCTGAGTTGGGTGTGGGCCTGAACCCGAACGCGCGACTCACCGGTGAGATGCTGGAAGACGAAGGCGTCGTGGGCACGATCCACATTGGGATCGGGACGAGTCACACGTTGGGCGGTGACGTCGTCGCACCAACGCACTACGACCTGCTTGTCTGGGAGCCGACCATCGAGGTCGACGGGCGTGTGATCCAGCGGAACAAGGAGATCTTCGGCTGA
- a CDS encoding aminopeptidase, producing the protein MKAGAQILVRTCANIQVGENVAIVTDPERIAIARELAREVEATGGIPSILMPPPRAIDNAEPGQLVAAALKAADVVFLPVTLAIAHTRAVREAIGEGARVLSMTAFTEGMMESGGLFTDFAARKPTCLALAQRLTKGSTLRVTNPAGTDLTMSLEGVTGNSHACLLDGPGFSAVPNIEANCSPTQESGEGVFVCDGSIPYYDVGVTREPVTFRISEGFVTSIEGGEQAHFLDELLTAQEDRWVYNLAQFAFGLNLDCTDFTGEMLNDEGVNGTVHIGVGTSANLGGPVSAKTHFDAICRDPTVWIDDEVVVRDGEVLIG; encoded by the coding sequence ATGAAGGCGGGCGCGCAGATCCTCGTCCGCACCTGCGCCAACATTCAAGTCGGTGAGAACGTCGCGATCGTCACAGACCCCGAGCGCATAGCCATCGCTCGGGAACTGGCACGAGAAGTCGAGGCTACTGGAGGCATCCCCAGCATCCTCATGCCGCCCCCACGCGCGATCGACAATGCAGAGCCCGGCCAGTTGGTCGCGGCTGCACTCAAGGCGGCCGATGTCGTCTTCCTGCCCGTCACCCTCGCCATCGCCCACACACGGGCCGTGCGCGAGGCGATCGGAGAGGGCGCACGCGTCCTATCCATGACGGCCTTTACCGAAGGCATGATGGAGTCGGGCGGCCTCTTTACAGATTTCGCAGCCAGAAAGCCCACATGTCTAGCTCTCGCCCAGCGACTGACGAAGGGATCGACGCTGAGGGTCACGAACCCAGCCGGCACCGACCTCACCATGAGCCTAGAAGGCGTGACAGGGAACAGCCACGCGTGCCTGCTCGACGGACCGGGCTTCAGTGCCGTTCCAAACATCGAGGCCAACTGCTCGCCAACTCAGGAGAGCGGCGAAGGGGTGTTCGTCTGTGACGGCTCCATTCCCTACTACGATGTCGGCGTCACACGTGAGCCGGTGACCTTCCGAATTTCGGAGGGCTTCGTGACGAGCATCGAGGGCGGCGAACAGGCCCACTTCCTCGACGAGCTCCTCACGGCGCAAGAAGACCGGTGGGTCTACAACCTGGCTCAGTTCGCGTTCGGCCTGAATCTGGATTGCACGGACTTCACCGGTGAGATGCTGAACGACGAGGGCGTGAACGGGACCGTGCACATCGGCGTCGGGACGTCGGCCAACTTGGGCGGACCGGTGTCGGCGAAGACACATTTCGACGCAATCTGCCGTGATCCCACCGTGTGGATCGATGACGAGGTCGTGGTCCGCGATGGTGAGGTTCTGATCGGATGA
- a CDS encoding AEC family transporter produces MIELITMVAPVFGVVAVGFFVRRAGLVGDRGTKRVVLFVFNAAIPVMLFRTMLGTNFPAEIQWGFLLAFYGAAFVTYGAGLGVAHYGFKRPRAELAIYGMGAGFSNTVMLGIPLLLGAFGEEATVPVFLIIAFHSITLLPVSVVLIQTGRGQGERSLAGLWQLLLDVLTNPIILGLTLGLIAYYFDVTLPGLIDSAIAPLAAIAIPCALIALGLSLGGYPLSGDLKPALSMAALKLAVHPTLAWIIAVPVLGLGTPWAQVAVVMASMPSGAMVYLFGARYDAAPDVAARTVLITSAMSVVTVSVWMMLMGA; encoded by the coding sequence ATGATCGAACTCATCACCATGGTCGCGCCTGTCTTCGGTGTCGTTGCGGTGGGTTTCTTCGTTCGGCGAGCTGGCCTGGTCGGCGACCGCGGGACGAAACGAGTCGTATTGTTCGTCTTCAACGCCGCCATCCCGGTCATGCTTTTCAGGACTATGCTCGGCACGAACTTCCCCGCTGAGATCCAGTGGGGCTTCCTGCTCGCGTTCTACGGTGCGGCCTTCGTGACATACGGCGCTGGGCTCGGGGTAGCACACTATGGGTTCAAGCGGCCACGCGCTGAGTTGGCGATCTACGGGATGGGCGCCGGATTTTCAAACACCGTGATGCTCGGCATCCCGCTCCTTCTTGGCGCGTTCGGAGAAGAGGCCACGGTCCCAGTCTTCCTCATCATCGCTTTCCACTCGATTACGCTGCTGCCGGTCTCCGTCGTGCTCATTCAGACCGGCCGAGGCCAAGGCGAACGATCCCTCGCCGGACTGTGGCAGCTTCTACTCGACGTGCTCACCAACCCCATCATTCTAGGCCTCACCCTCGGGCTGATCGCGTACTACTTCGACGTGACCCTACCGGGCCTGATCGACTCCGCGATAGCCCCGCTCGCAGCCATCGCCATCCCGTGTGCACTGATTGCGTTGGGGTTGTCGCTGGGCGGGTACCCGCTGTCTGGCGACCTGAAGCCCGCTCTGTCGATGGCCGCGCTGAAGCTCGCCGTGCACCCTACCCTCGCATGGATCATCGCGGTGCCGGTCCTGGGCCTGGGAACCCCATGGGCTCAGGTGGCAGTAGTGATGGCCAGCATGCCGAGCGGGGCCATGGTCTACCTATTTGGCGCCAGGTACGACGCCGCTCCCGATGTAGCAGCCCGGACCGTGCTGATCACCTCTGCGATGTCAGTCGTGACAGTTTCCGTTTGGATGATGCTGATGGGTGCGTGA